A section of the Etheostoma cragini isolate CJK2018 chromosome 12, CSU_Ecrag_1.0, whole genome shotgun sequence genome encodes:
- the LOC117954342 gene encoding cAMP-specific 3',5'-cyclic phosphodiesterase 4B-like isoform X5, whose product MPEANYLFSVSWGYIKFKRMLNRELSHLSEMSRSGNQVSEYISNTFLDKQNELELPCPVPRSRERKMRKGQQQQQQQQQQEQQQQQQGGMMTQISGVRKVSHTPSFSGSTSNRFGVKTDQEELLTKDLEDINKWGLNIFKVAEHSHNRPLTCIMYSIFQERDLMRTFKIPTDTFVTFMLTLEGHYHSDVAYHNSLHAADVAQSTHILLSTPALDAVFTDLEILAAIFAAAIHDVDHPGVSNQFLINTNSELALMYNDESVLENHHLAVGFKLLQEDNCDIFQNLTKKQRQTLRRMVIDMVLATDMSKHMSLLANLKTMVETKKVTSSGVLLLDNYTDRMQVLRNMVHCADLSNPTKPLDLYRQWTDRIMDEFFHQGDRERERGMEISPMCDKHTASVERTQVGFIDYIVHPLWETWADLVHPDAQDILDTLEDNRNWYQSMIPESPSPPFYTSDGEGVPPGEEEGGPVGNKFQFELTLDDQDRQCGDEENVMMETADGVILQDDASEQDGAEMATSDVSPAET is encoded by the exons ATGCCTGAGGCCAACTACCTGTTCTCTGTGTCCTGGGGATACATCAAG TTCAAGAGAATGCTGAACCGGGAGTTAAGCCACCTGTCTGAGATGAGTCGCTCAGGCAACCAAGTGTCAGAGTACATCTCCAACACCTTCCTAG ACAAGCAGAATGAGTTGGAGCTTCCATGTCCAGTTCCTAGGTCGAGGGAAAGGAAGATGAGAAagggccagcagcagcagcaacagcagcagcagcaggagcagcagcagcagcagcagggtggGATGATGACGCAGATCAGTGGGGTGAGGAAGGTCAGCCACACACCCAGCTTCTCTGGAAGCACCAGCAATCGTTTTGGGGTCAAGACGGACCAGGAGGAACTGCTGACGAAG GACCTGGAGGACATCAACAAATGGGGCCTGAATATCTTCAAAGTGGCTGAGCACTCCCACAACCGCCCGCTGACATGCATCATGTACAGCATCTTTCAG GAGCGAGATCTGATGAGGACTTTCAAGATTCCAACGGACACCTTTGTGACGTTCATGCTGACCTTGGAGGGCCACTATCATTCTGACGTGGCCTACCACAACAGCCTGCATGCCGCTGACGTAGCCCAGTCCACACATATCCTCCTGTCCACTCCTGCACTTGAT GCTGTCTTCACTGATCTAGAGATCTTAGCAGCCATTTTTGCTGCAGCCATTCACGACGTGGACCACCCAGGAGTGTCCAACCAGTTCCTCATCAACACCA ATTCTGAGCTGGCTCTGATGTACAACGATGAATCAGTGCTGGAGAACCACCACCTGGCCGTGGGCTTCAAGCTGCTGCAGGAGGACAACTGCGACATCTTCCAAAACCTCACCAAAAAGCAAAGACAGACACTACGGAGGATGGTTATTGACATG GTATTGGCAACTGACATGTCTAAACACATGAGCCTGCTGGCTAATCTGAAGACGATGGTGGAAACCAAGAAAGTGACCAGCTCTGGAGTCCTGCTGTTGGACAACTACACAGACAGAATGCAG gttTTGCGTAACATGGTTCACTGTGCAGACCTGAGCAACCCAACCAAGCCTCTGGATTTGTACCgacagtggacagacaggaTCATGGATGAGTTCTTCCaccagggagacagagagagggagagggggatgGAGATCAGTCCGATGTGCGACAAACACACAGCTTCAGTGGAGAGAACACAG GTTGGCTTCATCGATTACATTGTCCACCCCCTGTGGGAGACGTGGGCTGACCTGGTCCACCCTGATGCCCAGGATATCCTGGACACGCTTGAGGACAACAGGAACTGGTACCAGAGCATGATCCCCGAAAgtccctcccctcccttctaTACCAGCGACGGGGAAGGTGTTCCACCTGGGGAAGAGGAAGGCGGACCTGTGGGGAATAAATTTCAGTTTGAGCTGACGCTGGATGACCAGGATAGACAGTGTGGAGACGAGGAGAACGTGATGATGGAGACAGCTGACGGTGTGATACTCCAAGACGACGCCTCTGAACAGGACGGGGCAGAAATGGCCACAAGTGACGTCTCCCCAGCAGAAACATAG
- the LOC117954342 gene encoding cAMP-specific 3',5'-cyclic phosphodiesterase 4B-like isoform X4 — translation MGLCCSEKEKQNFGMHMSWKKFKRMLNRELSHLSEMSRSGNQVSEYISNTFLDKQNELELPCPVPRSRERKMRKGQQQQQQQQQQEQQQQQQGGMMTQISGVRKVSHTPSFSGSTSNRFGVKTDQEELLTKDLEDINKWGLNIFKVAEHSHNRPLTCIMYSIFQERDLMRTFKIPTDTFVTFMLTLEGHYHSDVAYHNSLHAADVAQSTHILLSTPALDAVFTDLEILAAIFAAAIHDVDHPGVSNQFLINTNSELALMYNDESVLENHHLAVGFKLLQEDNCDIFQNLTKKQRQTLRRMVIDMVLATDMSKHMSLLANLKTMVETKKVTSSGVLLLDNYTDRMQVLRNMVHCADLSNPTKPLDLYRQWTDRIMDEFFHQGDRERERGMEISPMCDKHTASVERTQVGFIDYIVHPLWETWADLVHPDAQDILDTLEDNRNWYQSMIPESPSPPFYTSDGEGVPPGEEEGGPVGNKFQFELTLDDQDRQCGDEENVMMETADGVILQDDASEQDGAEMATSDVSPAET, via the exons ATGGGATTATGTTGTTctgaaaaggaaaagcaaaacTTTGGGATGCATATGAGTTGGAAAAAG TTCAAGAGAATGCTGAACCGGGAGTTAAGCCACCTGTCTGAGATGAGTCGCTCAGGCAACCAAGTGTCAGAGTACATCTCCAACACCTTCCTAG ACAAGCAGAATGAGTTGGAGCTTCCATGTCCAGTTCCTAGGTCGAGGGAAAGGAAGATGAGAAagggccagcagcagcagcaacagcagcagcagcaggagcagcagcagcagcagcagggtggGATGATGACGCAGATCAGTGGGGTGAGGAAGGTCAGCCACACACCCAGCTTCTCTGGAAGCACCAGCAATCGTTTTGGGGTCAAGACGGACCAGGAGGAACTGCTGACGAAG GACCTGGAGGACATCAACAAATGGGGCCTGAATATCTTCAAAGTGGCTGAGCACTCCCACAACCGCCCGCTGACATGCATCATGTACAGCATCTTTCAG GAGCGAGATCTGATGAGGACTTTCAAGATTCCAACGGACACCTTTGTGACGTTCATGCTGACCTTGGAGGGCCACTATCATTCTGACGTGGCCTACCACAACAGCCTGCATGCCGCTGACGTAGCCCAGTCCACACATATCCTCCTGTCCACTCCTGCACTTGAT GCTGTCTTCACTGATCTAGAGATCTTAGCAGCCATTTTTGCTGCAGCCATTCACGACGTGGACCACCCAGGAGTGTCCAACCAGTTCCTCATCAACACCA ATTCTGAGCTGGCTCTGATGTACAACGATGAATCAGTGCTGGAGAACCACCACCTGGCCGTGGGCTTCAAGCTGCTGCAGGAGGACAACTGCGACATCTTCCAAAACCTCACCAAAAAGCAAAGACAGACACTACGGAGGATGGTTATTGACATG GTATTGGCAACTGACATGTCTAAACACATGAGCCTGCTGGCTAATCTGAAGACGATGGTGGAAACCAAGAAAGTGACCAGCTCTGGAGTCCTGCTGTTGGACAACTACACAGACAGAATGCAG gttTTGCGTAACATGGTTCACTGTGCAGACCTGAGCAACCCAACCAAGCCTCTGGATTTGTACCgacagtggacagacaggaTCATGGATGAGTTCTTCCaccagggagacagagagagggagagggggatgGAGATCAGTCCGATGTGCGACAAACACACAGCTTCAGTGGAGAGAACACAG GTTGGCTTCATCGATTACATTGTCCACCCCCTGTGGGAGACGTGGGCTGACCTGGTCCACCCTGATGCCCAGGATATCCTGGACACGCTTGAGGACAACAGGAACTGGTACCAGAGCATGATCCCCGAAAgtccctcccctcccttctaTACCAGCGACGGGGAAGGTGTTCCACCTGGGGAAGAGGAAGGCGGACCTGTGGGGAATAAATTTCAGTTTGAGCTGACGCTGGATGACCAGGATAGACAGTGTGGAGACGAGGAGAACGTGATGATGGAGACAGCTGACGGTGTGATACTCCAAGACGACGCCTCTGAACAGGACGGGGCAGAAATGGCCACAAGTGACGTCTCCCCAGCAGAAACATAG
- the LOC117954342 gene encoding cAMP-specific 3',5'-cyclic phosphodiesterase 4B-like isoform X3 — protein MIVTPFAQVLASLRTVRNNFTTLTNVQCASNKRSPAANQPSLTKVCLSDESYQKLAMETMEELDWCLDQLETIQTYRSVSDMASTKFKRMLNRELSHLSEMSRSGNQVSEYISNTFLDKQNELELPCPVPRSRERKMRKGQQQQQQQQQQEQQQQQQGGMMTQISGVRKVSHTPSFSGSTSNRFGVKTDQEELLTKDLEDINKWGLNIFKVAEHSHNRPLTCIMYSIFQERDLMRTFKIPTDTFVTFMLTLEGHYHSDVAYHNSLHAADVAQSTHILLSTPALDAVFTDLEILAAIFAAAIHDVDHPGVSNQFLINTNSELALMYNDESVLENHHLAVGFKLLQEDNCDIFQNLTKKQRQTLRRMVIDMVLATDMSKHMSLLANLKTMVETKKVTSSGVLLLDNYTDRMQVLRNMVHCADLSNPTKPLDLYRQWTDRIMDEFFHQGDRERERGMEISPMCDKHTASVERTQVGFIDYIVHPLWETWADLVHPDAQDILDTLEDNRNWYQSMIPESPSPPFYTSDGEGVPPGEEEGGPVGNKFQFELTLDDQDRQCGDEENVMMETADGVILQDDASEQDGAEMATSDVSPAET, from the exons ATGAGTCCTACCAGAAGCTGGCTATGGAGACCATGGAGGAGCTGGACTGGTGTCTTGACCAGTTGGAGACCATTCAGACCTACCGCTCTGTCAGTGACATGGCTTCCACCAAG TTCAAGAGAATGCTGAACCGGGAGTTAAGCCACCTGTCTGAGATGAGTCGCTCAGGCAACCAAGTGTCAGAGTACATCTCCAACACCTTCCTAG ACAAGCAGAATGAGTTGGAGCTTCCATGTCCAGTTCCTAGGTCGAGGGAAAGGAAGATGAGAAagggccagcagcagcagcaacagcagcagcagcaggagcagcagcagcagcagcagggtggGATGATGACGCAGATCAGTGGGGTGAGGAAGGTCAGCCACACACCCAGCTTCTCTGGAAGCACCAGCAATCGTTTTGGGGTCAAGACGGACCAGGAGGAACTGCTGACGAAG GACCTGGAGGACATCAACAAATGGGGCCTGAATATCTTCAAAGTGGCTGAGCACTCCCACAACCGCCCGCTGACATGCATCATGTACAGCATCTTTCAG GAGCGAGATCTGATGAGGACTTTCAAGATTCCAACGGACACCTTTGTGACGTTCATGCTGACCTTGGAGGGCCACTATCATTCTGACGTGGCCTACCACAACAGCCTGCATGCCGCTGACGTAGCCCAGTCCACACATATCCTCCTGTCCACTCCTGCACTTGAT GCTGTCTTCACTGATCTAGAGATCTTAGCAGCCATTTTTGCTGCAGCCATTCACGACGTGGACCACCCAGGAGTGTCCAACCAGTTCCTCATCAACACCA ATTCTGAGCTGGCTCTGATGTACAACGATGAATCAGTGCTGGAGAACCACCACCTGGCCGTGGGCTTCAAGCTGCTGCAGGAGGACAACTGCGACATCTTCCAAAACCTCACCAAAAAGCAAAGACAGACACTACGGAGGATGGTTATTGACATG GTATTGGCAACTGACATGTCTAAACACATGAGCCTGCTGGCTAATCTGAAGACGATGGTGGAAACCAAGAAAGTGACCAGCTCTGGAGTCCTGCTGTTGGACAACTACACAGACAGAATGCAG gttTTGCGTAACATGGTTCACTGTGCAGACCTGAGCAACCCAACCAAGCCTCTGGATTTGTACCgacagtggacagacaggaTCATGGATGAGTTCTTCCaccagggagacagagagagggagagggggatgGAGATCAGTCCGATGTGCGACAAACACACAGCTTCAGTGGAGAGAACACAG GTTGGCTTCATCGATTACATTGTCCACCCCCTGTGGGAGACGTGGGCTGACCTGGTCCACCCTGATGCCCAGGATATCCTGGACACGCTTGAGGACAACAGGAACTGGTACCAGAGCATGATCCCCGAAAgtccctcccctcccttctaTACCAGCGACGGGGAAGGTGTTCCACCTGGGGAAGAGGAAGGCGGACCTGTGGGGAATAAATTTCAGTTTGAGCTGACGCTGGATGACCAGGATAGACAGTGTGGAGACGAGGAGAACGTGATGATGGAGACAGCTGACGGTGTGATACTCCAAGACGACGCCTCTGAACAGGACGGGGCAGAAATGGCCACAAGTGACGTCTCCCCAGCAGAAACATAG